One Acetobacterium sp. KB-1 DNA segment encodes these proteins:
- the purE gene encoding 5-(carboxyamino)imidazole ribonucleotide mutase yields MIDKNKPTAAPMVAIIMGSKSDLRVMSQAALILEKCQVPYEIKVVSAHRTPDRMVDYAKNAQPRKLEVIIAGAGGAAHLPGMVSALTMLPVIGVPVKLAELDGLDSLLSIVQMPKGVPVATVGINNARNAGILAARILGIKYPEIRARLESYLSSENKKVAYDLAEDLQEYLEAAEKN; encoded by the coding sequence ATGATAGATAAAAATAAGCCTACAGCAGCGCCAATGGTGGCGATTATTATGGGCAGTAAATCAGATCTAAGGGTCATGAGTCAGGCGGCTCTGATCCTGGAAAAATGCCAGGTGCCCTATGAAATAAAGGTCGTTTCAGCCCATCGCACACCCGACCGAATGGTTGACTACGCCAAAAATGCCCAACCACGAAAGCTCGAGGTGATTATCGCCGGAGCCGGCGGTGCAGCCCATTTGCCGGGGATGGTTTCCGCCTTGACGATGCTGCCGGTCATTGGGGTGCCGGTAAAATTAGCGGAATTGGATGGGTTGGACTCGCTGCTGTCGATTGTCCAAATGCCCAAGGGGGTGCCGGTCGCAACGGTGGGAATTAATAACGCCAGGAATGCCGGAATTTTAGCAGCCCGGATATTGGGAATAAAATACCCGGAGATTAGAGCGAGATTGGAAAGCTATTTGAGTAGTGAAAATAAAAAGGTTGCTTATGATCTGGCCGAGGATTTACAAGAATATTTAGAAGCAGCAGAAAAAAACTAG
- the ppcA gene encoding phosphoenolpyruvate carboxylase — protein sequence MKIPSSMATQHPDNANRYITIQQEPDEAIQGLTSQDQGGLGIEEIMIDFEGKLTPYHQTSQIALGLIGQGIIPGQTVAITPRIPNAKKEPIFRQLMSIMSLVETNVLAYQQTSVQAITETVVPMVETGIELIHLQERINSVIELGNKNYDIQFPLNSIRIIPLIESVPALVNVDEILDDYYQNSISNGNRFDHLRIMFAKSDSAMSYGMMASVLAVLIGIDKSLKWGQLNKVEISPILGCGALPFRGHFTAENLERIYETYAGVKTFTIQSGLRYDHGEEKTKAVVNSLKNNCEKRKHRKFSLADIEVMKECIGIFTKYYIDTFVKTINIVGQLAKYMPKNRDRLASKKAGLEYIREIANMQDIADLVADRDLKNELLQINTNVKCTVPRAISFTSAMYTLGLPPEFVGMGRGLQEVQGKYGADGINRLIDFYPQLRADLAFAAQYVDVEISKGIIDESARLAYQSDYKLACEILEIEKLVNDENALYHMLMHSIKPIIVHLIGKEETGKEQEEEKILNDWIIKMATIRGSLG from the coding sequence ATCAAAATTCCCAGTAGCATGGCGACCCAACACCCTGATAACGCCAACCGGTATATTACCATCCAACAAGAACCCGACGAAGCCATTCAAGGACTGACCAGTCAGGATCAGGGTGGATTAGGAATTGAAGAAATAATGATTGATTTTGAAGGTAAATTGACACCCTATCATCAAACCTCACAAATAGCCTTAGGTTTAATTGGTCAAGGGATCATCCCTGGCCAAACAGTGGCGATAACCCCGAGAATTCCCAACGCCAAAAAAGAGCCGATCTTTAGACAACTGATGAGTATTATGTCGCTGGTCGAGACCAACGTGCTCGCCTATCAGCAAACATCGGTACAGGCGATCACAGAAACGGTGGTGCCAATGGTTGAAACAGGGATTGAATTGATCCATTTACAAGAACGGATTAACTCGGTCATCGAACTGGGAAACAAAAATTACGATATACAATTTCCGCTCAATAGCATTAGAATCATACCGCTGATTGAAAGTGTCCCTGCCCTTGTCAATGTCGATGAGATTTTGGATGACTATTATCAAAATTCGATCAGTAACGGGAATCGCTTTGATCATTTAAGAATCATGTTTGCCAAGTCCGATTCGGCGATGTCGTATGGCATGATGGCATCGGTGCTGGCGGTATTGATTGGCATTGATAAATCGCTGAAATGGGGGCAATTAAACAAGGTCGAGATTTCACCAATTTTGGGATGCGGTGCCCTGCCCTTCAGAGGTCACTTCACCGCAGAAAATTTAGAACGGATCTATGAGACCTATGCCGGGGTCAAAACCTTCACCATCCAATCAGGACTACGCTATGACCATGGCGAAGAAAAGACAAAAGCGGTTGTCAACAGTCTTAAAAACAATTGCGAAAAACGGAAACATCGAAAATTTTCACTAGCAGATATTGAAGTGATGAAAGAGTGCATTGGGATCTTCACCAAGTATTATATCGACACCTTTGTAAAAACGATCAATATCGTCGGCCAGCTCGCAAAGTATATGCCTAAAAATAGGGATCGGCTGGCAAGTAAAAAAGCAGGGTTGGAATACATCAGAGAAATTGCCAATATGCAGGATATCGCCGATCTGGTGGCAGATCGGGATTTAAAAAATGAACTTTTGCAGATCAATACAAATGTCAAATGCACGGTGCCAAGAGCGATTTCTTTTACGTCGGCGATGTATACACTCGGTCTGCCGCCGGAGTTTGTCGGTATGGGCAGGGGCTTGCAAGAAGTTCAGGGTAAATATGGTGCGGATGGGATTAACAGACTGATCGATTTTTATCCCCAGCTGCGAGCAGATCTCGCCTTCGCGGCCCAATATGTCGATGTTGAGATATCCAAAGGAATCATTGATGAAAGTGCCCGGTTAGCTTATCAGAGTGACTATAAGCTGGCCTGTGAAATATTGGAGATAGAAAAGCTTGTTAATGATGAAAATGCCCTATATCATATGCTAATGCATTCGATCAAACCGATTATTGTCCACTTAATCGGCAAAGAAGAAACCGGTAAGGAACAGGAAGAAGAAAAAATCCTCAATGATTGGATCATAAAAATGGCGACAATCAGAGGTAGCCTGGGCTAA
- a CDS encoding 5-(carboxyamino)imidazole ribonucleotide synthase, which produces MIDRKIIKRLDSPSTIGVIGGGQLGRMLVLEAKRLGLNVIVLDPKPNSPAGQVADFQMVAEFDDLTALKVLALKTDVLTYEFEHIDVGLLEILEQEGNAIYPGAKTLAMIQNKYRQKSRLRNIGIDVPDFHLIENLDQLVAAFDQLDQKMVLKTCTGGYDGKGSRVITERSELEQAFLEFGSYGVMAEELIDYDKEVSIIFAINPDGMKFYPVAENIHHQGILINSFVPANISTEVEQRIQTIAAKIAQEIDDYGVFCIEFFIDRSANIFVNEIAPRPHNSGHYSIEGCITSQFEQLARIITGMPLGSTELRLPCAMFNILGSDATTGKYQISGIDRLMALTDCHLHLYGKPETGEFRKIGHLTAMADSVAAANIKAKEALSLIKINSLRSA; this is translated from the coding sequence GTGATAGATAGAAAAATAATAAAGCGCTTAGATTCGCCATCAACCATTGGGGTTATCGGTGGCGGACAATTAGGCAGGATGTTGGTGCTAGAAGCCAAGCGATTGGGCTTAAATGTGATTGTGCTAGATCCCAAACCAAATTCGCCGGCTGGTCAAGTTGCCGATTTTCAAATGGTTGCGGAATTTGATGATTTAACCGCACTTAAGGTACTGGCGCTAAAAACCGATGTATTGACCTATGAATTTGAACATATTGATGTGGGGTTGTTAGAAATCCTTGAACAAGAGGGCAACGCCATCTATCCCGGCGCAAAAACACTGGCTATGATTCAAAATAAATACCGACAAAAATCACGCTTGCGAAATATCGGCATTGACGTTCCGGATTTTCATCTAATTGAAAACCTCGACCAGCTGGTTGCGGCCTTTGACCAGTTAGATCAAAAGATGGTCTTAAAAACCTGCACCGGTGGTTACGATGGCAAGGGCAGTCGCGTCATTACCGAGCGCTCTGAACTAGAGCAAGCATTTCTAGAGTTTGGCAGCTATGGTGTGATGGCAGAGGAATTGATTGATTACGACAAGGAAGTTTCGATCATTTTTGCCATCAATCCCGATGGGATGAAGTTTTATCCGGTCGCCGAAAATATCCATCATCAGGGGATTCTGATCAATTCCTTTGTGCCGGCAAATATCTCCACTGAAGTTGAGCAGCGCATCCAGACAATCGCCGCCAAGATTGCCCAAGAAATAGATGATTATGGGGTTTTCTGCATCGAATTTTTTATTGATAGGAGTGCCAATATTTTTGTCAATGAAATTGCCCCGCGACCACATAATTCAGGTCATTATTCAATTGAAGGGTGCATTACCTCACAATTTGAACAGCTGGCGCGAATCATAACCGGGATGCCGCTGGGATCGACCGAGCTGAGATTACCCTGTGCGATGTTTAACATCTTAGGCAGTGACGCGACAACCGGCAAATACCAGATCAGCGGGATTGATCGATTGATGGCGCTGACCGATTGCCACTTGCATTTATATGGCAAGCCGGAAACCGGAGAATTCAGAAAAATCGGCCACCTAACAGCAATGGCTGATTCGGTGGCAGCAGCAAATATCAAAGCGAAAGAGGCCTTGAGCCTCATCAAAATAAATAGTTTAAGGAGTGCCTGA
- a CDS encoding DUF2294 domain-containing protein: protein MTKGQIEAKISEAISKFEIEQMGRGPDKIRTIIFQDLIIVRLTGFLSTSEKSLAQNKEGVELIKKVRTALFENAQELLIETIKSVIDVEIISTYSDVSTKTGEKIIAIVADRDIEEDLKNDAK, encoded by the coding sequence GTGACAAAAGGACAAATTGAAGCGAAAATAAGCGAGGCAATTAGTAAGTTTGAAATTGAACAAATGGGAAGAGGACCAGACAAAATCAGAACCATTATTTTTCAGGATTTGATTATTGTCAGGCTGACTGGTTTTTTAAGTACCTCAGAAAAAAGCCTGGCTCAAAACAAAGAGGGCGTTGAACTGATAAAAAAAGTCCGAACGGCCTTGTTTGAAAATGCCCAGGAATTACTGATTGAAACGATAAAATCGGTGATCGATGTCGAAATTATCAGTACCTATTCCGATGTTAGTACCAAAACCGGCGAAAAAATAATAGCAATTGTTGCTGATCGTGATATTGAAGAAGATTTAAAAAACGACGCTAAGTAA
- a CDS encoding ANTAR domain-containing response regulator produces MSSVLLVCKQDDVIRGLADILRPMNFQLIDSANSAAEGRRRLQEIEYDLVIVNTPLGDEFGVDFAVDILEKYMVGVILIVKSELVDHVEEKLIDTAAFVVPKPLNRQLLVQNVRFVCQSREKIQRLQSQNQALKAKIDDLGIVYRGKLFLMGHLNMTEDQAHRYIQKKAMDMRTSPRKVAEQIIKTYDKK; encoded by the coding sequence ATGAGCAGCGTATTATTGGTATGTAAACAAGATGACGTCATCCGTGGTCTGGCGGATATTTTACGGCCGATGAATTTCCAACTGATTGACTCGGCCAATTCAGCAGCCGAAGGCCGGCGGAGACTTCAGGAAATTGAATATGATCTGGTGATCGTGAACACCCCTTTAGGCGATGAATTCGGAGTCGATTTTGCCGTTGATATTCTGGAAAAATATATGGTTGGGGTGATCCTGATCGTCAAAAGCGAACTGGTCGATCATGTTGAAGAAAAACTGATCGATACAGCAGCTTTTGTAGTGCCGAAACCGCTGAACCGGCAATTACTGGTTCAAAACGTCCGCTTTGTCTGTCAGTCGCGGGAAAAAATCCAAAGGCTGCAAAGTCAGAACCAGGCCTTGAAAGCAAAAATTGACGACCTCGGGATTGTCTATCGGGGAAAACTCTTCCTGATGGGGCATTTGAATATGACCGAAGATCAGGCCCATCGCTATATTCAAAAGAAGGCCATGGATATGCGAACATCGCCCCGCAAGGTGGCCGAACAGATAATCAAAACCTACGATAAAAAGTAA
- a CDS encoding glutamine synthetase family protein, whose translation MSLAKNIIEAMKFIEANDVKFIRLQFCDLFGQNRNIAITPMQMERALASGIPFDASLVVGFPESRQTDLVLCPDITTIQLLPWRPQQGKVARILCDIRYPNGEIFTADSRYILKQTLKRAEALGYQFNTSADCEFYLFKQDENGDPTTIPTDQAGYFDLAPYDRGENTRREICLTLEDMGFEIESSRHEAGRGQHEIDFKYDDALSSADKIMTFKTVVKTVAQRNGVHASFLPKPLVDEPGSGMHIHVSLSKDGHDIFENNGGLLGAEAGHFIAGVLAHVKGMTAIANPLVNSYKRLTGGKEAPRHIGWGFGNRSSLIRIPMESDEYYRFELRGPDPTCNPYLTFALILAAGLEGIEQQMVLMDELKLGEEEISKDPVAADTIQELPITLIDALTEMAADPLIKSVLGEELTEKFIELKTAEWMDYIKTVHPWEIDRYLLTY comes from the coding sequence ATGAGCTTAGCGAAAAATATAATTGAAGCGATGAAATTTATTGAAGCGAATGATGTAAAATTCATTCGTCTTCAGTTTTGCGATCTCTTTGGACAAAATCGGAACATTGCCATTACGCCGATGCAGATGGAACGGGCATTAGCCAGCGGGATTCCTTTTGATGCGTCCTTAGTGGTTGGTTTTCCCGAATCCCGGCAAACAGACCTGGTTTTATGCCCGGACATCACGACCATTCAGCTCTTGCCTTGGCGTCCCCAGCAAGGCAAGGTCGCCAGAATTCTCTGCGATATTCGCTATCCCAATGGCGAAATTTTTACTGCTGACAGCCGCTATATCCTAAAGCAAACGCTCAAGCGGGCAGAGGCTTTGGGGTATCAGTTTAATACCAGTGCTGATTGTGAATTTTATCTTTTTAAGCAAGATGAAAACGGCGATCCGACCACTATTCCGACTGATCAGGCTGGATATTTTGACCTGGCGCCCTATGATCGCGGGGAAAATACCCGTCGCGAAATTTGCCTGACCCTCGAGGACATGGGCTTTGAAATAGAAAGTTCCCGTCATGAAGCCGGCCGCGGACAACATGAAATTGACTTTAAATATGACGATGCCCTTTCCTCGGCCGATAAGATCATGACCTTTAAAACGGTGGTAAAAACGGTCGCCCAAAGAAACGGGGTGCATGCGTCATTTTTACCCAAACCGCTGGTTGATGAACCGGGCAGTGGCATGCACATTCACGTTTCCTTATCCAAAGATGGCCATGATATTTTTGAAAACAATGGTGGCCTGCTCGGAGCAGAGGCCGGACACTTTATCGCTGGGGTATTGGCCCATGTTAAAGGGATGACGGCAATCGCCAATCCCCTGGTCAACAGTTACAAACGCTTAACCGGTGGTAAGGAAGCCCCCCGCCACATCGGCTGGGGCTTTGGTAACCGCAGCTCGCTGATCCGGATTCCGATGGAATCCGATGAGTATTATCGCTTTGAACTGCGCGGACCAGATCCTACCTGCAATCCCTACCTGACCTTTGCCCTGATTCTGGCCGCTGGCCTTGAAGGGATTGAGCAGCAGATGGTCTTAATGGACGAATTAAAACTCGGCGAAGAGGAGATCAGCAAAGACCCGGTGGCAGCCGATACCATCCAAGAACTGCCGATTACCTTAATCGATGCCTTGACTGAAATGGCGGCAGACCCGCTGATAAAATCGGTACTGGGAGAAGAGCTGACCGAAAAATTCATCGAGCTGAAAACGGCCGAGTGGATGGACTATATCAAAACCGTTCATCCCTGGGAAATCGATCGCTACCTCTTAACTTATTAA
- a CDS encoding glutamine synthetase III produces the protein MRKRLPKHIYASLLKTMKEDLPLEENVAEVVANAMKDWALELGATHYTHWFQPMTGITAEKHDAFINPTEDGKVIMEFSGKELIKGEPDASSFPSGGLRATFEARGYTAWDPTSYAFIKGTTLYIPTIFCSYSGEVLDKKTPLLRSMETLNDNAKRILKLFGKDVKKVTTTIGAEQEYFLVERDMFKKRKDLILTGRTLFGAKPPKGQEMETHYFGRIRGRVANYMAELDRELWSLGIASKTRHNEVAPAQHEMAPIFTNTNVATDNNQLIMEFMQRVAYRHDLACLLHEKPFDGVNGSGKHNNFSMSTDTGENLLTPGDNPADNKQFLVFLCATIEAVYRYSEMLRISVATAGNDHRLGANEAPPAIVSVFLGEQLTAVLKSIETGEPVTEAKDLVMQLGVKSLPNFIKDTTDRNRTSPFAFTGNKFEFRMLGSNQSIAGPNITLNTIVADVLADYADVLEKADDFEAALEALLQKSVKDNKKIVFNGNNYSEEWVEEAARRGLPNLKTTPEALAEFTSEKNVALFGRHNIFTPAEMDSRQSILLEEYIKTINIEALTMLSLAKREITPAIVTYSKEVVDTLSVKKALGSIDVTAETLLAERLSTLFGTFIKATDTLESTLAAAEECESEQAEANYFCEKVIPAMVALRFAADSLEEITAEKYWPFPTYEDILFYV, from the coding sequence ATGCGCAAGCGCTTACCAAAGCACATTTACGCTTCCCTGTTAAAAACAATGAAAGAGGATTTACCTCTAGAAGAAAACGTCGCTGAAGTTGTGGCAAACGCCATGAAAGATTGGGCTTTAGAATTGGGTGCTACTCATTACACGCATTGGTTCCAGCCAATGACTGGCATTACGGCTGAAAAGCACGATGCCTTTATCAACCCAACTGAAGACGGTAAAGTCATTATGGAGTTCTCTGGTAAAGAACTGATCAAGGGTGAACCAGATGCTTCATCTTTCCCATCCGGTGGACTAAGAGCAACCTTTGAAGCGCGTGGTTATACCGCCTGGGATCCAACATCCTACGCCTTTATTAAAGGCACGACCCTTTATATCCCAACTATTTTCTGTTCTTACTCTGGTGAGGTTCTGGATAAGAAAACACCACTGTTACGATCAATGGAAACCCTTAATGATAATGCCAAACGGATCTTAAAGCTTTTTGGTAAAGATGTCAAAAAAGTAACCACCACCATTGGCGCTGAGCAGGAATACTTCCTGGTTGAACGGGATATGTTTAAAAAACGTAAAGACTTAATCCTGACTGGCCGAACCCTCTTTGGTGCCAAACCACCCAAAGGTCAGGAAATGGAAACCCACTATTTCGGGCGCATCCGTGGTCGTGTTGCCAACTATATGGCAGAGCTGGATCGCGAACTTTGGAGTCTTGGGATTGCTTCTAAAACACGACATAATGAAGTCGCCCCGGCCCAACATGAAATGGCGCCAATCTTTACCAACACTAATGTCGCCACCGACAACAACCAACTGATTATGGAATTTATGCAACGGGTTGCTTATCGTCATGATCTGGCCTGTTTATTGCATGAAAAACCATTTGATGGGGTTAACGGTTCCGGAAAACACAACAATTTTTCGATGTCCACCGATACTGGCGAAAACCTGTTAACACCCGGTGATAACCCGGCTGACAATAAGCAATTCCTAGTTTTCCTTTGCGCTACCATTGAAGCGGTTTACCGATACAGTGAGATGTTGCGTATCTCTGTCGCCACAGCCGGAAATGATCATCGTTTAGGAGCCAATGAAGCACCGCCAGCGATCGTTTCAGTTTTCCTTGGTGAACAGTTAACGGCAGTTCTTAAATCGATTGAAACGGGAGAGCCAGTCACCGAAGCAAAAGACCTGGTCATGCAACTTGGCGTTAAGAGTCTGCCAAACTTTATCAAAGATACAACAGACCGAAACCGAACCTCTCCTTTTGCCTTCACCGGTAACAAATTTGAGTTTAGAATGCTTGGTTCCAACCAATCGATTGCTGGTCCAAATATTACCTTGAATACCATCGTTGCTGATGTTTTAGCTGATTATGCGGATGTCCTCGAAAAAGCGGATGATTTTGAAGCAGCCCTCGAAGCCTTACTCCAAAAATCAGTTAAAGACAATAAAAAAATTGTCTTTAATGGCAATAACTACTCCGAAGAATGGGTTGAAGAAGCAGCTCGACGCGGTCTGCCAAACTTAAAAACAACGCCGGAAGCATTAGCCGAATTTACTTCTGAAAAGAATGTTGCCTTATTTGGTCGACATAATATTTTCACCCCGGCCGAAATGGATTCTCGCCAGTCAATTCTACTAGAAGAATACATCAAAACGATCAATATTGAAGCCTTAACGATGCTGAGCCTGGCAAAACGGGAAATAACCCCTGCGATCGTCACCTATAGCAAAGAAGTGGTTGATACCCTGAGCGTTAAAAAAGCCCTTGGATCGATTGATGTGACGGCCGAAACGCTATTAGCTGAAAGGTTGTCGACCCTCTTTGGCACCTTCATCAAGGCCACCGATACGCTTGAATCAACCCTGGCTGCTGCCGAAGAATGCGAATCTGAACAAGCTGAAGCCAACTATTTCTGTGAAAAAGTAATTCCTGCCATGGTTGCCCTGCGGTTCGCTGCTGATAGCCTTGAAGAAATCACCGCTGAAAAATACTGGCCATTCCCAACCTACGAAGATATTTTATTCTACGTATAA
- a CDS encoding P-II family nitrogen regulator — protein sequence MKKLEIIIKPERLEDLKEILNTCDVQGMMITNIMGFGNQKGYQKSYRGTAYTVNFLPKIKVETVTDAETAGIIIKIIKDRLANDDEIGGGKIFVYDVEDVIRIRTGDHGVGAI from the coding sequence ATGAAAAAGCTTGAAATAATTATTAAACCCGAAAGACTGGAAGATCTCAAAGAAATCCTCAATACCTGTGACGTGCAGGGGATGATGATTACCAATATTATGGGATTTGGAAACCAGAAGGGTTATCAGAAATCCTATCGCGGGACGGCCTATACCGTCAATTTTCTACCAAAAATAAAGGTTGAAACCGTAACCGATGCCGAAACTGCCGGAATTATCATTAAGATTATTAAAGACCGACTGGCAAATGATGATGAAATTGGCGGTGGCAAAATTTTCGTCTATGATGTCGAAGATGTCATTCGTATTCGTACTGGTGATCATGGCGTTGGCGCAATCTAA
- a CDS encoding ammonium transporter, whose translation MELLELQQYLDIVWVFLAAVLVFFMQAGFAMVETGFTRAKNAGNIIMKNFVDFMIGSILFFLFGFGFMFGPDVAGFIGMGGFFAPQDLTNVGAFDAVTPELFIFFQTVFCATAATIVSGAVAGRTKFSVYCVISAFISLIIYPVVGHWAWGGGFLGDMGFVDFAGSTVVHSVGGWTALMGAIIVGPRIGKYNKDGKANAIPGHSLTLGALGVFILWFAWFGFNAGSTLAVTLDIGHIAMTTNLAAAAGGLTVMLLTWIRYKKPDISMTLNGVLGGLVAITAGCLVVDVYGALLIGIIAGIVITFGIPFIDQKLRIDDPVGAVAVHGMNGVVGTLMVGVFANYLPGTEDAILGLLYGGGIDLLTVQAIGVVAVAAWTLSTAFLLFYGLKKTVGLRVEKVVEIEGLDVHEHGIEAYSDFVSRMN comes from the coding sequence ATGGAATTATTAGAACTGCAACAATATCTTGATATCGTCTGGGTCTTTCTGGCCGCTGTACTGGTCTTCTTTATGCAAGCTGGCTTTGCAATGGTTGAAACCGGCTTTACCCGAGCTAAAAATGCCGGGAACATCATCATGAAAAACTTTGTCGATTTTATGATCGGCTCAATCCTTTTCTTTTTGTTTGGTTTTGGCTTCATGTTCGGACCAGACGTAGCCGGCTTCATCGGGATGGGTGGTTTCTTTGCTCCCCAGGACTTGACCAATGTCGGTGCCTTTGATGCTGTTACCCCTGAATTGTTTATCTTTTTCCAAACGGTTTTCTGTGCCACCGCAGCGACGATTGTATCGGGTGCTGTTGCCGGACGAACCAAATTTTCTGTCTATTGTGTTATTTCAGCCTTTATCAGCCTGATTATATACCCGGTTGTCGGACACTGGGCATGGGGCGGCGGATTCCTCGGTGATATGGGATTTGTTGACTTTGCCGGTTCTACCGTTGTTCACTCGGTTGGTGGCTGGACAGCCCTGATGGGTGCCATTATTGTCGGCCCGCGGATTGGTAAATACAACAAAGATGGCAAAGCCAATGCCATTCCCGGTCACAGTTTAACCCTTGGTGCGCTTGGGGTCTTCATTCTCTGGTTTGCCTGGTTTGGATTCAATGCCGGCAGTACTCTGGCGGTTACCCTGGATATCGGCCATATCGCCATGACCACTAACCTGGCGGCCGCAGCGGGTGGACTGACCGTTATGTTATTAACCTGGATCCGTTACAAAAAACCGGATATTTCAATGACCCTTAATGGTGTCCTTGGCGGACTCGTTGCCATCACCGCCGGATGTCTGGTTGTCGATGTCTACGGTGCCCTTCTGATCGGGATCATCGCCGGGATCGTAATCACCTTTGGCATTCCCTTTATCGATCAAAAACTGCGGATTGATGATCCTGTTGGTGCGGTTGCAGTTCATGGGATGAACGGTGTTGTCGGAACCTTGATGGTTGGTGTTTTTGCCAATTATCTGCCAGGAACCGAAGATGCAATTCTTGGTTTATTATACGGCGGTGGGATTGATTTGCTAACCGTCCAAGCGATTGGTGTGGTTGCAGTAGCGGCTTGGACCCTGAGCACCGCTTTCCTGCTCTTCTATGGTCTTAAGAAAACCGTCGGTCTACGGGTTGAAAAAGTTGTTGAAATTGAAGGTCTTGACGTTCATGAACACGGTATTGAAGCATACTCTGACTTTGTCAGCCGGATGAACTAA
- a CDS encoding flavodoxin domain-containing protein — protein sequence MELLDKIGVIYWSYKESTEIMAEKISNGIDEAGAKAILVNVVDFDLKSIDSYFKIALGCPAMEGEGLEKTEFEPFFKAISGHLKGKKVALFGSHGWGQGEWMAEWENQVKDLGGILFDQGLTILGEPDKAGRHRCVEFGKAFAKF from the coding sequence ATGGAACTGTTAGACAAAATTGGCGTAATCTATTGGAGTTATAAAGAAAGCACTGAGATTATGGCTGAAAAAATATCCAATGGCATTGATGAAGCCGGCGCTAAAGCGATTTTAGTCAACGTGGTTGACTTTGATTTAAAAAGTATCGATAGCTATTTTAAAATTGCCCTGGGTTGTCCGGCGATGGAAGGGGAAGGCCTTGAAAAAACCGAATTCGAACCTTTTTTTAAGGCGATTTCTGGTCATCTGAAAGGGAAAAAGGTCGCGCTCTTTGGCTCCCATGGCTGGGGTCAAGGTGAGTGGATGGCAGAGTGGGAAAACCAGGTAAAGGATCTCGGTGGCATTTTATTTGACCAAGGGCTGACCATCTTAGGAGAACCCGATAAAGCGGGCCGCCATCGTTGCGTTGAGTTTGGCAAGGCCTTTGCCAAATTTTAG